The following proteins are encoded in a genomic region of Bacillota bacterium:
- the serS gene encoding serine--tRNA ligase → MLDIRLFRTDPDRVRDALVRRGEDTSVVDQVISLDEKRRSLLTEGEALKRRRNEASATIAKLKSKGTNADDLMAEMREISDRIKIIDEEVRVTEEGLNALLMSIPNIPHESVPVGKDESENIEIRRWGTPRKFEFDPKAHWDIGTSLGILDFDRARKITGARFTVFRGTGARLVRALISFMIDLHVREHGYMEVYPPFLVNRDSMTGTGQLPKFEEDLFKCAGTDYYLVPTAEVPVTNLHRDEILDGARLPIYYVAYTACFRAEAGAAGRDTRGLIRQHEFDKVELVKFVRPETSYDELEKLVGDAEDVLRRLNLPYRVMQMCTGDVGFAAAKKYDPEVWMPSYGRYVEISSCSNFEDFQARRAGIKFRPAPGARPEFVHTLNGSGLAVGRTFAAILENYQQADGSVVVPDALVEYMGGMKVIGPEEW, encoded by the coding sequence ATGCTTGACATCAGGCTTTTCAGGACTGACCCTGATCGAGTCAGAGATGCTCTAGTCCGTCGGGGCGAAGATACGAGTGTCGTGGATCAAGTGATTTCGCTGGATGAGAAGAGGCGAAGCCTCTTAACTGAAGGGGAAGCTTTAAAGAGAAGAAGAAACGAGGCTTCTGCAACCATAGCGAAACTCAAGAGCAAGGGGACGAATGCCGATGATCTGATGGCTGAGATGAGGGAGATCTCCGACCGCATAAAGATCATAGATGAGGAAGTGAGGGTTACAGAGGAAGGGCTGAATGCCCTTCTGATGAGCATTCCCAATATCCCGCATGAGAGCGTCCCGGTCGGCAAAGATGAATCTGAAAACATAGAGATTCGCAGGTGGGGCACGCCACGGAAGTTCGAGTTCGATCCTAAAGCCCACTGGGATATCGGCACATCTTTGGGGATACTGGACTTTGATCGCGCCAGGAAAATCACCGGCGCCCGTTTCACGGTGTTCAGAGGGACAGGAGCAAGGCTTGTGAGGGCCCTTATAAGCTTTATGATCGATCTACACGTGAGAGAGCATGGTTATATGGAGGTATACCCGCCTTTTCTCGTGAATCGTGATAGCATGACTGGAACAGGGCAGCTACCCAAATTTGAAGAGGACCTTTTCAAATGTGCAGGCACAGACTACTATCTTGTTCCGACTGCGGAAGTGCCGGTGACAAATCTCCATAGAGATGAGATCCTGGACGGGGCGCGGCTTCCCATCTACTATGTCGCCTATACCGCATGTTTTAGAGCTGAGGCCGGGGCGGCCGGGCGTGACACGAGAGGACTCATTCGCCAGCACGAATTCGATAAGGTAGAGCTTGTGAAGTTCGTCAGGCCTGAAACCTCTTATGATGAACTCGAGAAGCTGGTGGGGGATGCTGAGGATGTATTGAGGCGCCTTAACCTGCCATATCGCGTCATGCAGATGTGTACCGGCGATGTCGGGTTTGCGGCAGCAAAGAAATATGACCCTGAGGTATGGATGCCGAGCTACGGGAGGTATGTGGAGATATCATCCTGCAGCAACTTCGAGGATTTCCAGGCTAGAAGGGCAGGGATCAAATTCCGTCCCGCCCCGGGAGCCCGGCCAGAATTCGTCCATACGTTGAATGGTTCCGGCCTTGCTGTTGGGCGAACCTTCGCGGCAATCCTCGAGAATTACCAGCAGGCTGACGGTAGCGTGGTGGTGCCGGATGCGCTGGTGGAGTATATGGGCGGAATGAAGGTCATTGGGCCGGAGGAATGGTAA
- the xylB gene encoding xylulokinase codes for MRYLIGLDIGTTGVKGLVIDGAGRVVKRAFEGYPLENPRPGWAEQNPADWWRATVSVLRELLSQNGAGREIRAEDIAGIGLSGQMHSSVFLDASGEVVRPAILWCDVRTSDECRWITAAVGGRERLIELTCNPALEGFTAPKIIWLRDHEPENFKRVAKVLLPKDYIRYRMTGEMATEVSDAAGTLLFDVAGRRWSRDVLNALGLNEGMVPPYVESQDVCGRITREVADATGLLEGTPVVAGGADNTCGAVGAGIVKEGRVLTSIGSSGVVVAHTDRVMKDPLGRVHTFNHSVPERWYLMGVMLSAGMSFKWFRDALAASEKEVERLSGIDAYEILSREAAKVPAGSEGLIFLPYLTGERTPHADADARGVFFGLNLRHTKAHMARAVMEGVVFGLKDSLEIIKSTGIHVDEVRAIGGGAKSQVWRQIQADILGVDIVTLNIEEGPAFGAALLAGVGVGVYPNVIEAAENTIKAVTRVSPAQDRQEAYQGYYEIYKDLYVALKDNFKKLSRQVQAQ; via the coding sequence GTGCGTTATCTTATAGGTCTCGACATTGGCACAACCGGAGTAAAGGGGCTTGTGATTGATGGGGCTGGCAGGGTGGTCAAACGAGCGTTTGAGGGATATCCGCTCGAAAATCCGCGGCCCGGTTGGGCAGAGCAGAACCCTGCTGATTGGTGGCGCGCTACTGTTTCGGTGCTGAGGGAGCTTCTGTCGCAAAATGGAGCAGGTAGGGAAATAAGGGCCGAGGATATCGCGGGCATAGGGTTGTCTGGGCAGATGCACAGTTCAGTCTTTCTAGATGCATCAGGAGAAGTGGTCCGCCCCGCTATCTTGTGGTGTGACGTGAGGACTTCTGATGAATGCAGATGGATAACCGCTGCCGTCGGTGGGCGGGAAAGATTGATCGAGCTCACATGCAATCCTGCCCTTGAAGGGTTCACGGCTCCCAAGATAATCTGGCTCCGCGATCATGAACCCGAGAATTTCAAGAGAGTCGCTAAAGTCCTTCTTCCAAAAGATTATATTCGTTATCGGATGACAGGCGAAATGGCGACCGAAGTGTCAGATGCTGCCGGAACCCTGCTCTTTGATGTGGCGGGCAGGCGATGGTCGCGGGATGTTCTTAATGCTCTAGGATTGAACGAGGGTATGGTCCCTCCATATGTTGAGTCCCAGGATGTATGCGGTAGGATTACCCGTGAAGTTGCCGATGCTACCGGCCTTCTTGAGGGGACGCCCGTCGTCGCGGGCGGGGCGGACAATACCTGCGGCGCCGTGGGAGCCGGGATAGTCAAAGAGGGAAGGGTCCTTACGAGCATAGGTTCATCCGGCGTTGTAGTGGCACATACTGATCGCGTTATGAAAGATCCCCTCGGAAGAGTGCATACATTCAATCATTCGGTGCCTGAACGATGGTATCTAATGGGAGTGATGCTATCGGCTGGGATGTCATTCAAATGGTTCCGAGATGCCCTTGCCGCATCCGAGAAGGAGGTAGAAAGGCTTTCCGGCATTGATGCCTATGAAATCCTATCGCGTGAGGCAGCAAAAGTCCCGGCAGGCAGCGAGGGGCTCATATTCCTCCCCTACCTAACAGGAGAGAGAACTCCGCATGCAGATGCAGATGCCCGTGGAGTATTTTTCGGTCTCAATCTCCGTCATACAAAGGCTCACATGGCAAGAGCCGTGATGGAAGGCGTGGTATTTGGGCTCAAGGATTCTCTTGAAATCATCAAGTCCACCGGGATACATGTGGATGAAGTGCGGGCCATCGGAGGCGGGGCAAAAAGTCAGGTATGGAGGCAGATACAGGCGGACATACTCGGCGTGGATATTGTGACTCTCAATATTGAGGAGGGGCCTGCCTTCGGCGCGGCATTGCTCGCGGGCGTTGGTGTTGGCGTCTATCCCAACGTCATCGAGGCGGCTGAGAATACCATAAAGGCTGTGACTCGAGTATCCCCGGCTCAGGACAGGCAAGAAGCCTATCAAGGCTATTATGAGATCTATAAGGATCTATATGTTGCCTTGAAGGATAATTTCAAGAAACTCTCCCGTCAGGTTCAGGCGCAATAA
- a CDS encoding DUF1538 domain-containing protein, giving the protein MKNIKSTVSEVAFAVLPVTAFVLILQILLRFPITVVVQFLIGTGLVTIGLILFLLGVHAGLLEIGEVAGAALPRIGRVWVIATLGFFLGFVVTVAEPDVRVLATQVDIVSGGVISKNLLICIVALGVGIFAGLAMLRVILGIPLKQLLLVSYGLVFILAAFAPPEFVAVSLDAGGVTTGPMTVPFIIALGVGVASVLGGRSTSADGFGYVALASIGPILSVLLLGVAYG; this is encoded by the coding sequence ATGAAGAACATTAAAAGCACAGTATCTGAGGTGGCTTTTGCTGTCCTACCGGTGACTGCATTCGTTCTCATCCTGCAAATATTGCTGCGATTTCCCATTACGGTTGTGGTGCAGTTCCTGATTGGCACAGGTCTTGTTACCATTGGTTTGATTCTTTTCCTGCTAGGAGTCCATGCTGGTCTGCTCGAGATTGGAGAAGTGGCCGGAGCGGCTTTGCCGAGAATAGGCAGGGTCTGGGTTATAGCTACTTTGGGTTTTTTCTTGGGTTTTGTCGTGACTGTGGCTGAGCCTGATGTTAGAGTGTTAGCCACTCAAGTAGATATTGTTTCCGGGGGAGTCATTTCTAAGAATCTCTTAATTTGTATTGTGGCTTTGGGAGTAGGGATATTTGCGGGCCTGGCTATGTTGAGAGTCATTCTAGGTATTCCTCTGAAACAACTTCTACTTGTAAGTTATGGCCTTGTATTCATACTGGCCGCATTTGCACCTCCTGAATTTGTAGCAGTCTCTCTAGATGCTGGTGGTGTGACCACAGGCCCTATGACGGTACCATTTATTATTGCGCTAGGGGTAGGAGTTGCTTCTGTTTTAGGGGGCAGAAGCACTTCAGCTGATGGTTTTGGTTACGTAGCATTGGCTTCTATTGGGCCGATTTTATCTGTGCTCTTGTTGGGAGTGGCTTATGGTTGA
- a CDS encoding DUF1538 domain-containing protein, with translation MKEIKVFAGFGHVLQEVAMALVPLAVLFLCLQAWVLKFPRQRVIKVLKGLILTFIGLALFLQGVYVGFLPVGRSLGEILGALDYSWLLIPIGFILGFVAAFAEPAVRVLTYEVEKASGGYIPQQVMLYTLSLGVAASVALSMWRILSGFSLWRLVIPGYLISFIIARYSTPSFVAIAFDSGGVATGPMTVTFISAVALGVASVIKGRNPLIEGFGMVALVALSPILAVLSLGLLYNRKEKQSDHNLM, from the coding sequence TTGAAAGAGATCAAGGTATTTGCGGGGTTTGGCCATGTTTTGCAAGAAGTTGCTATGGCTCTTGTTCCCCTCGCGGTGTTATTCTTATGTCTACAAGCCTGGGTACTGAAATTCCCAAGACAGAGGGTTATCAAAGTCCTTAAAGGTCTAATCCTAACTTTCATAGGTCTGGCACTCTTCCTGCAGGGTGTTTACGTTGGTTTTCTGCCAGTTGGCAGATCATTAGGAGAAATTCTGGGTGCTTTAGATTACAGTTGGCTGTTGATACCGATAGGCTTTATCTTGGGTTTTGTAGCTGCATTTGCTGAGCCTGCAGTTCGCGTATTAACTTATGAGGTTGAAAAGGCATCGGGGGGATATATTCCCCAGCAAGTAATGCTTTACACGCTGTCCTTGGGGGTTGCCGCTTCTGTCGCCTTATCGATGTGGAGAATTCTATCTGGATTCTCTTTATGGCGCCTGGTAATTCCGGGCTATCTGATTTCGTTCATAATAGCACGCTACTCAACTCCTTCCTTTGTGGCCATTGCCTTTGATTCCGGAGGAGTAGCAACCGGTCCTATGACCGTAACTTTCATATCAGCTGTGGCATTAGGCGTTGCCTCAGTAATAAAAGGCCGAAATCCTTTGATAGAAGGTTTTGGGATGGTAGCCCTTGTTGCCCTTTCTCCCATTCTAGCAGTTTTATCTCTAGGGCTGCTCTATAATAGAAAGGAAAAACAAAGTGATCACAATCTTATGTAG
- a CDS encoding P-II family nitrogen regulator, translating into MADNGEILYDLIVTIVNKGYAEKVVGASKKAGAEGGTILFGRGTGIHEHAKLLGITIEPEKEIILTLIDHQQSGKVLEAIINETELNKPGKGIAFVLEVGKVVGINHLLNRMVNEKLSTRDLP; encoded by the coding sequence ATGGCAGATAATGGCGAGATTTTATATGATTTGATCGTGACCATAGTCAATAAGGGTTATGCGGAAAAAGTAGTTGGTGCTTCAAAAAAGGCAGGTGCTGAAGGAGGAACTATATTATTCGGCCGGGGGACGGGAATCCATGAACATGCCAAACTGCTCGGCATAACCATAGAGCCTGAAAAGGAAATTATACTGACTCTGATTGACCATCAACAAAGCGGTAAGGTCCTGGAGGCAATTATAAATGAAACTGAACTAAATAAGCCCGGGAAAGGGATTGCATTTGTCCTGGAAGTTGGGAAAGTTGTTGGTATTAATCACCTGCTTAACAGGATGGTGAATGAAAAGCTCTCTACTCGTGATCTTCCATGA
- a CDS encoding Rrf2 family transcriptional regulator yields MRISTRGQYGLRAMCVLAADRSNKPITLRDISDREQISMQYLEQLFRLLREAGLVESVRGAKGGYLIAKDPENITVGDILRAVEGPIAPVECVDQDADGECCERQDSCLTRQAWLKLRDSMVETLDSISLADLCAPASRSPAHSPVHTDSNVNSR; encoded by the coding sequence ATGCGGATTTCCACAAGAGGACAATATGGACTTCGAGCCATGTGCGTTCTTGCTGCGGACAGATCCAATAAGCCGATTACGCTGCGTGATATTTCTGATCGGGAGCAGATTTCGATGCAATACCTTGAACAGCTGTTTCGCCTTCTGAGGGAGGCAGGTCTTGTAGAGAGCGTGCGAGGTGCAAAGGGCGGTTATCTCATCGCGAAAGATCCGGAGAACATAACCGTCGGGGATATCCTCAGGGCTGTCGAGGGTCCCATCGCTCCTGTTGAGTGTGTCGATCAGGACGCTGACGGTGAATGCTGCGAACGGCAGGATTCATGTCTTACGAGGCAGGCATGGCTCAAACTTCGGGACAGCATGGTGGAAACGCTAGACTCTATAAGCCTTGCTGATTTATGCGCGCCTGCCAGCAGGTCACCTGCCCATTCACCTGTTCATACTGATTCGAATGTCAACTCGAGATAG
- a CDS encoding ATP-binding cassette domain-containing protein, with protein sequence MLSMEDIKVSGTNGNGGTFEILDGVSCTFEEGKMYAITGPNGGGKTSLAKAIMGIYRPSSGRITLDGRDISNLSITERAKIGIGYAFQNPVRFKGLRIRDLLGIAAGDAALAGKDNLERFLRVVGLCPRDYVGRDADASLSGGEMKRLEIAMMLARDPRIAIYDEPEAGVDLWTFERLLEVVTGRHKQRADSITIVITHNERFLRAANEILLMAQGKVQEQGDAAQIWPKIKDDVSCRWRMSCGGEQDEAECYR encoded by the coding sequence ATGTTGAGCATGGAAGATATTAAGGTCTCCGGCACAAATGGTAATGGAGGAACCTTTGAGATATTAGATGGTGTGTCATGTACATTTGAAGAAGGAAAGATGTATGCTATCACTGGCCCGAATGGCGGCGGCAAGACCTCGCTGGCCAAGGCTATCATGGGGATTTACCGTCCCTCGTCTGGCCGCATAACACTGGATGGCCGCGATATCTCCAACTTGAGCATAACAGAACGAGCCAAGATAGGGATTGGTTACGCATTTCAGAATCCGGTTCGTTTCAAGGGGTTGAGGATCCGGGATCTCCTTGGGATTGCGGCTGGTGACGCAGCGCTTGCAGGAAAGGACAACCTTGAGCGATTCCTTCGGGTGGTCGGCCTTTGTCCGCGAGACTATGTTGGCAGGGATGCTGATGCCAGCCTGTCTGGTGGGGAAATGAAAAGGCTTGAGATTGCCATGATGTTGGCTCGCGACCCAAGGATCGCTATATATGATGAACCAGAAGCCGGCGTGGACCTCTGGACATTTGAACGCCTGCTTGAAGTCGTAACTGGTAGACATAAGCAGAGAGCTGATAGCATCACCATCGTTATAACACATAACGAAAGATTCCTGAGGGCGGCAAACGAGATCTTACTCATGGCCCAGGGAAAGGTGCAGGAGCAAGGTGATGCGGCTCAAATCTGGCCTAAGATAAAGGACGATGTGTCATGCCGCTGGCGCATGTCGTGTGGAGGGGAACAGGATGAAGCTGAATGCTATAGATGA
- a CDS encoding SufD family Fe-S cluster assembly protein, translating into MKLNAIDENLLAVIADLHGVPQGAFNIRKDGSLLDRMSTENIEITSKKDRPGIDVFVKPGTKNESVHIPVLLTASGMTDLVYNTFDIGEGADVLIVAGCGIHNPGERQAEHDGIHEFIIRKGARVRYVEKHYGEGKGTGERILNPKTVLVLEEGAYAQLELVQIKGVDSSKRVTEAELGKKAKIIISERLLTHGKQLADSVINVKMIGEDSSAEILARSVAQDESRQIFRASLSGEARCRGHVACDSIIMDSAQIRSLPGLNAINPEAELTHEAAIGRIAGEQVIKLMSLGLTEKEAIDTIIKGFLR; encoded by the coding sequence ATGAAGCTGAATGCTATAGATGAAAATTTGCTTGCAGTTATCGCCGACTTGCACGGTGTGCCCCAGGGAGCTTTCAACATCAGGAAGGATGGAAGCCTCCTGGATCGCATGTCAACAGAGAACATCGAGATCACTTCGAAAAAGGACAGGCCCGGGATCGACGTCTTCGTCAAACCGGGCACCAAGAATGAATCTGTGCATATACCAGTTCTCCTCACGGCTTCGGGAATGACTGACTTGGTATATAACACCTTTGATATAGGTGAGGGAGCGGATGTATTGATCGTGGCCGGATGTGGCATTCATAATCCGGGCGAGAGACAGGCGGAGCATGATGGGATCCATGAGTTCATCATCAGAAAGGGGGCCCGTGTGCGTTATGTGGAGAAGCATTATGGCGAAGGAAAGGGGACCGGAGAGCGCATCCTGAACCCTAAGACAGTATTAGTCCTTGAGGAAGGCGCATATGCTCAGCTCGAACTGGTTCAAATAAAGGGCGTGGATAGCAGTAAAAGGGTAACGGAAGCGGAGTTGGGCAAAAAGGCAAAGATCATCATAAGCGAACGTCTTTTGACACATGGGAAACAGCTGGCGGATTCTGTCATCAATGTGAAAATGATCGGAGAAGATTCCAGCGCTGAGATACTGGCCCGTTCCGTCGCCCAGGATGAATCAAGGCAGATTTTCCGGGCATCGCTTTCTGGGGAGGCCAGGTGCCGTGGCCATGTCGCGTGCGATTCTATTATCATGGATTCTGCTCAAATAAGATCTTTGCCGGGGTTGAATGCCATAAATCCGGAAGCGGAGTTGACTCATGAAGCAGCCATCGGGAGGATCGCGGGGGAGCAAGTAATAAAACTAATGTCGTTGGGTCTTACAGAGAAAGAAGCAATTGATACCATCATCAAAGGGTTCTTGAGGTGA
- a CDS encoding type 1 glutamine amidotransferase yields the protein MKGKKVAILVEQSYNEFEVWYPYYRFKEEGAEVVVVGTGSANIYHSKAGLPIEAEVTADKISADDFHAVIIPGGWAPDFLRRYEPILKFVHDMFQKNKVVASICHGGWVAASSGILKGKRATCFFAIKDDVRNAGADYVDQEVVRDGNLITSRKPEDLPAFCREIIAALTEMGE from the coding sequence CTGAAGGGTAAGAAAGTTGCGATCCTTGTTGAACAATCATACAACGAGTTTGAAGTCTGGTATCCCTATTACCGGTTCAAGGAGGAAGGCGCCGAGGTCGTTGTGGTGGGCACAGGGAGTGCAAATATCTACCATAGCAAGGCGGGTTTGCCTATCGAAGCAGAAGTGACAGCGGATAAGATCTCGGCAGACGATTTTCATGCCGTAATAATTCCCGGAGGATGGGCTCCGGACTTCCTCAGGCGCTATGAGCCGATTCTCAAGTTCGTCCATGATATGTTCCAAAAGAATAAGGTGGTCGCTTCGATTTGCCACGGAGGGTGGGTAGCGGCTTCGAGTGGGATCCTCAAGGGCAAGAGGGCGACTTGCTTCTTCGCCATCAAAGACGATGTACGAAACGCAGGTGCGGATTATGTGGACCAGGAAGTAGTCAGGGATGGCAATCTCATTACATCACGTAAACCTGAAGACCTGCCAGCCTTCTGCCGCGAGATCATCGCGGCCCTCACCGAAATGGGAGAATGA